Part of the Deltaproteobacteria bacterium genome is shown below.
CGCGCATGGTCTCCACAGGCGCCTTGCGGCCCGTCCAGAGCTCGAAGGCCAGGGCCCCCTGGTAGAGCAGCATGCCCAGCCCCCTGTGGACCCTGAGGCCCCGCCGGGCTGCGGCCTTCAGGAAGTCCGTATCGAGGGGCCTGTAGACGATGTCGCTGGCCACCGCGCCGGGACGCATGGCCTCCACCGGCAGATCGGGGGCGCCTCGGCCCATCATGCCGAGCGACGTCGTGTTCACCACAAGGTCGGCCTCTCTCGCGTTCTCGACGAGCAGCCCCTTGGAGAGGACCATGGCCGTCATCCGGGCGTCCGGGAAGAGCTCGCTCAAGTCGTCGATGAGGGCCTCGGCCCTCTCCAGCGTCCTGTTGGCCACGGTTACGGACCCTATCCCCTCGCGCAGCAAGGTGTGGAGCACGGCCCTTGCCGAGCCGCCGGCCCCGGCCACAAGGCACGTCTTTCCCCTCGGATC
Proteins encoded:
- a CDS encoding shikimate dehydrogenase is translated as MGKVRITNRTRLAGIFGDPVEQSLSPVMHNAAFEATGIDMVYLPFRVAPGSLVNAVTAVRGLEMPGVNITIPHKERVMGLLDEVSDEARAIGAVNTVVNDGGRLRGHNTDGRGWLASLVEETGFDPRGKTCLVAGAGGSARAVLHTLLREGIGSVTVANRTLERAEALIDDLSELFPDARMTAMVLSKGLLVENAREADLVVNTTSLGMMGRGAPDLPVEAMRPGAVASDIVYRPLDTDFLKAAARRGLRVHRGLGMLLYQGALAFELWTGRKAPVETMRAALEGALKEPRK